A single region of the Syntrophales bacterium genome encodes:
- a CDS encoding XRE family transcriptional regulator, producing the protein MNNRKLNINKIEESAERLGFNKSKLASIVEVSRETVSQWFKGEKFPRPDKLLKLAMALGLNFNEIVSSLPSENEPVVAFRKKGNHKITDQYLEEARDTGRILSNLIPYLPFDRLTRPKTLIHPQLDYPYIQQVAKKTRSQIGKVQNEAIEFEDLINFFNDLNAVIIPVLWGSKDRHENALHIYLPASMTTWIYLNLDCNIHDFKFWMAHELGHVLAPELHDDKGEDFADAFAGALLVPEEIAAIEYQHLRKTDKISLQINHIKSVAERLCVSPLTVYLEINKYAQQCKLPNIDLTDHQEIYKANTNFNKAFKTISECLFKDKTPAPDQYIRSATDHFGSPFFGSLKTYIKENRKPASFVQSILRMSLLDARNIYEAL; encoded by the coding sequence ATGAATAATCGCAAACTTAACATCAACAAAATAGAGGAAAGCGCTGAGCGGCTCGGCTTTAACAAGTCTAAACTTGCAAGTATCGTTGAAGTTTCGAGGGAAACCGTATCGCAATGGTTTAAAGGGGAAAAGTTCCCGCGACCAGACAAGCTGTTGAAGCTAGCCATGGCCCTGGGGCTGAATTTTAATGAGATTGTATCAAGTCTTCCCTCTGAAAATGAACCTGTTGTCGCATTCAGAAAAAAAGGTAATCACAAGATCACAGATCAATATCTTGAGGAAGCCCGCGACACTGGAAGAATTCTGTCCAATCTTATCCCTTATCTTCCCTTTGACAGGCTTACCCGACCAAAAACCCTGATCCACCCCCAGCTTGATTATCCTTATATCCAGCAGGTTGCAAAAAAAACAAGAAGCCAGATTGGCAAGGTTCAGAATGAAGCCATAGAGTTTGAAGATTTAATTAATTTTTTTAACGACCTTAACGCCGTCATCATTCCCGTCCTGTGGGGAAGCAAAGACAGACATGAAAACGCCCTCCACATCTATTTGCCGGCGTCAATGACGACATGGATATATCTGAATCTGGACTGTAATATTCATGATTTCAAATTCTGGATGGCCCATGAGTTGGGGCACGTCTTAGCGCCGGAGTTGCACGACGATAAAGGAGAAGATTTTGCCGATGCCTTTGCCGGGGCCTTGCTTGTTCCCGAGGAAATCGCTGCTATCGAATACCAGCATTTGAGGAAAACAGACAAAATTTCCCTCCAAATCAATCATATAAAATCGGTTGCCGAAAGATTATGTGTGTCTCCGCTGACGGTTTATTTGGAAATCAATAAATATGCCCAACAGTGTAAACTTCCGAACATTGATTTGACAGATCATCAGGAAATATACAAGGCAAACACCAACTTTAATAAGGCATTCAAAACCATCAGTGAATGTCTTTTTAAAGATAAGACACCCGCGCCGGATCAATATATCAGATCCGCCACAGATCATTTCGGCAGTCCTTTTTTTGGTTCCCTGAAGACATATATTAAGGAAAACAGGAAACCGGCAAGTTTTGTCCAGAGCATCCTCAGAATGTCCTTGCTTGATGCCAGGAATATTTATGAGGCGCTCTAA
- a CDS encoding nitroreductase: protein MKVKPFIVNVFPAVRKKDESMDLLAAMKQRRSARVFLDKPVSRAEVEELLEYAHLAPSAINLQPWEFVVTYGEEKERLIRRLLKAHGEQKVSCGPGTANPLPERYASRSRGASRGLKPRISELGMEFNSFIEQGSCSFYGAPIAIIVIMDKLFPRLRYLDVGLSVSYLLLSAEAKGLATCPIGLVTAYSDEIADALSIPKEKEILLAIALGYADETSPVNLYKTEREPLAEISSWYE from the coding sequence ATGAAGGTCAAACCGTTCATCGTGAACGTTTTTCCGGCCGTTCGAAAAAAGGATGAAAGCATGGATTTGCTTGCCGCCATGAAGCAAAGAAGAAGCGCCCGGGTTTTTCTGGATAAACCAGTTTCCCGGGCAGAGGTAGAAGAATTGCTTGAGTACGCACACCTTGCCCCCTCCGCCATCAACCTTCAGCCCTGGGAGTTTGTCGTGACCTACGGCGAAGAAAAGGAACGCCTTATCCGACGGCTCTTAAAGGCGCATGGGGAACAAAAGGTTTCCTGCGGACCCGGCACGGCAAACCCCCTTCCGGAGCGCTATGCAAGTCGTTCGCGAGGCGCATCTCGGGGGTTAAAACCACGTATTTCAGAGTTGGGGATGGAGTTTAACAGCTTTATTGAGCAGGGAAGCTGCTCCTTTTATGGCGCACCCATCGCAATTATTGTCATCATGGATAAATTATTTCCCCGACTTCGGTATCTCGATGTGGGCCTTAGCGTCTCTTATCTGCTTTTGTCGGCCGAGGCAAAAGGGCTGGCGACGTGTCCCATCGGGCTTGTCACCGCCTATTCCGACGAAATTGCCGATGCCCTCAGCATTCCTAAGGAAAAAGAGATACTTCTTGCCATCGCGCTCGGTTACGCGGATGAGACCTCGCCGGTAAACCTCTATAAAACGGAGCGTGAGCCGCTTGCAGAGATTAGTTCGTGGTATGAATAG
- a CDS encoding site-specific DNA-methyltransferase, with product MKGFMPKLDWIGKKAVVNHHREVPFHLLRSNDDLSVGDPGSGNLLVQGDNLIALKALLPYYAGQVKCIYIDPPYNTGNEGWVYNDNVNSPEMREWLGRAVGKEAEDLSRHDKWLCMMYPRLSLLREFLRDDGAIFISIDDNEYANLCLLMREVFGEQNEVATLVWEKGKKGDSKLVSETHEYIVIFARNKGYLTSKNIKWRKRKAGVDAVLQYYADLRVSLGKDHSSIRKAMMSWYRSFEKKDPRKAHKHYKWSDDRGLYFAADFAGPDDGRESRPRYDIIHPRMGKPCAKPSTGWRWDEETTRKALAETPPRIHFGKDETTIPNRKSYLKEVDQEPLMSVFYKDGRAATLEVEGILGAGAFPFPKDSELLADLIGVVADDDDIVLDSFGGSGTTAHAVMKLNQAVGGSRKFVLVEMDREVCRTKTKARLEKAIAGYTYIPRKGKPSSVAALGGGFRYCELGEPLFDERGNIRSSVCFSDLARHVYFTETGEPLPTTVALDSPLLGIHNGTAVYLLYNGILKDKTQRGGNVLTTNILGTLPAHDGSKVIYGTACRIDHERMRREGIVFKQLPYKLKVGGA from the coding sequence GTGAAAGGATTCATGCCCAAACTCGATTGGATCGGCAAGAAAGCCGTCGTTAACCATCACCGCGAGGTGCCGTTCCACTTACTGCGCAGCAATGATGACCTCTCCGTGGGCGATCCCGGCAGCGGGAACCTACTCGTGCAGGGAGACAACCTGATTGCGCTCAAGGCCCTATTGCCCTACTACGCCGGGCAGGTGAAGTGCATCTACATCGATCCGCCCTACAATACCGGGAATGAAGGCTGGGTTTACAACGACAACGTGAACAGCCCCGAGATGCGGGAGTGGCTGGGCAGGGCCGTGGGGAAGGAAGCGGAAGATCTTTCACGGCATGACAAGTGGCTCTGCATGATGTATCCGCGCCTGTCTTTGCTGCGAGAGTTTCTGCGCGATGATGGGGCGATTTTTATCAGCATTGATGATAACGAGTATGCAAACCTTTGTTTGTTGATGCGGGAGGTTTTTGGAGAGCAAAACGAAGTTGCCACTTTGGTCTGGGAGAAAGGTAAGAAAGGCGATTCCAAGCTTGTATCCGAGACACACGAATATATTGTGATCTTTGCCCGGAATAAAGGCTATCTAACGTCAAAAAACATCAAATGGCGCAAGAGGAAGGCAGGTGTTGACGCAGTTCTTCAATACTACGCCGATCTTCGTGTCAGCCTTGGAAAGGACCATAGCAGTATTCGTAAGGCCATGATGTCATGGTATCGATCATTCGAGAAGAAAGACCCACGAAAAGCCCATAAACATTACAAATGGTCTGATGACAGGGGGCTTTATTTCGCAGCCGATTTTGCTGGTCCGGATGACGGTAGGGAAAGCCGTCCACGTTATGACATCATACATCCAAGAATGGGAAAACCGTGTGCCAAACCCTCAACGGGCTGGCGTTGGGATGAGGAAACTACACGCAAGGCTCTCGCTGAAACACCACCCCGTATTCACTTTGGCAAGGATGAAACGACAATACCAAACCGTAAAAGCTATCTAAAGGAGGTGGATCAGGAGCCTTTGATGAGTGTCTTTTACAAGGATGGACGAGCCGCTACGCTTGAAGTCGAAGGCATCCTTGGCGCAGGAGCGTTTCCGTTTCCCAAAGACTCCGAATTGCTTGCCGATTTGATTGGTGTCGTTGCCGATGATGACGACATCGTTCTGGATAGCTTTGGTGGATCAGGCACAACGGCCCATGCTGTAATGAAACTTAATCAAGCTGTTGGTGGCAGCAGGAAATTCGTCCTTGTGGAGATGGATAGGGAGGTTTGCCGGACAAAGACCAAGGCACGCTTGGAAAAAGCTATTGCGGGCTATACATACATTCCCAGAAAAGGTAAACCATCTTCTGTTGCAGCGCTCGGTGGCGGTTTTCGCTACTGCGAATTGGGGGAGCCGCTCTTTGACGAACGGGGCAATATCCGTTCCTCGGTATGCTTTTCCGACTTGGCCCGCCATGTCTATTTCACTGAAACCGGTGAACCGCTGCCCACTACAGTCGCTTTGGACAGCCCACTTTTGGGTATCCACAATGGCACGGCGGTCTATCTTCTGTACAACGGCATTTTGAAAGACAAGACGCAGCGGGGCGGTAACGTTCTGACCACGAATATTTTGGGTACGCTACCCGCCCACGACGGATCAAAAGTCATATACGGCACGGCCTGCCGCATTGACCACGAACGGATGCGACGAGAGGGAATCGTCTTCAAGCAGTTGCCATACAAACTGAAAGTGGGGGGCGCATGA
- a CDS encoding HD domain-containing protein: MHADYSHIFKLAQPYLNVRKNDIHTEIVYRSACRLLESEPGDPSIIIPAVICHDIGWSQVPEELHLKAFGPNSDPALTRLHEIEGAKLARDILLAIAYEPQKSVEIIAIIEGHDTRSTALSASDKIVKDADKLFRFDKSGMEIDANRFQIKITHHANWLEQQIEKWFFTETGKKLAQEALARFRQ; encoded by the coding sequence ATGCACGCTGATTACAGCCATATTTTTAAACTTGCCCAGCCTTATTTGAATGTCCGGAAAAACGACATTCACACCGAGATTGTTTATCGTTCTGCCTGCCGCTTGCTGGAGAGCGAGCCTGGCGATCCCTCGATAATCATACCAGCGGTAATCTGCCATGATATCGGCTGGAGTCAGGTGCCAGAAGAGCTGCACTTGAAGGCATTCGGGCCAAACTCTGATCCGGCGTTGACCCGCCTGCACGAGATTGAAGGGGCAAAACTGGCCCGGGATATTTTACTGGCAATCGCGTATGAACCTCAGAAGTCTGTAGAAATTATTGCTATCATTGAAGGTCATGACACCCGTTCGACGGCCCTTTCAGCCAGCGACAAGATCGTCAAGGATGCCGATAAGCTGTTTCGTTTTGATAAAAGCGGGATGGAAATTGACGCCAACCGTTTTCAAATAAAAATAACCCATCATGCCAATTGGCTGGAGCAGCAGATTGAAAAGTGGTTTTTTACCGAGACCGGGAAAAAGCTCGCCCAGGAAGCGCTTGCCCGGTTTAGACAGTAA
- a CDS encoding aldehyde ferredoxin oxidoreductase family protein, with translation MTVYQNKFLKLDLSKREAVEAPLDPDVVRDFLGGRGFGIEYLYKHLSPHTDPLSPDNILLFLPGILGGTSAPGFSRWIVAARSPLTGAYIRSVCGGKFGAAIKTCGYEFIAIHGRADRPTYVHLSKEGAEFLDADGLWGLDTAATQDQIWDKCGKSNTHIACIGPAGENLVKFAAIIHEKRAAARGGVGAVMGSKNLKAVAINTSGGTAPALQDRETFLKLVKEHNEILKTHDRRKKMTTYGTTFMTSKMHALGIFPVKNFQEGGLTGVEKIGAEAFQKLKTGDYGCYACTTRCGNIFKATEGPYKGAESEGPEYETVFSFGGEIANTDPGAIIAADALCDRLGIDTISMGVVAGFVMELYEKGILRSEELDGLKPEWGNHEALFQLIEKVAKREGIGNILAEGTRKAGQLIGKGAEYYAMTAKGLELPGYEPRAAKAHGLGYAVSNIGGSHMYGYARQEISGFMQPREIDRFADDGKGDIAGWNQIKKAVEETGILCNFADTNVTQQLICDLYVSATGRRDLAEVNNIDKFGERIVCLERCFNVREGFSRKDDTLPERMFKEPLKNAGPSTGEVIRKMDTLLDEYYDFMGYDKNGIPTAEKLKELGLADLAPEMESFHK, from the coding sequence ATGACCGTTTATCAAAACAAGTTTCTGAAGCTTGATCTATCAAAAAGGGAAGCTGTCGAAGCGCCGCTCGATCCGGATGTGGTTCGCGACTTTCTGGGCGGTCGCGGTTTCGGGATAGAATACCTCTATAAGCATCTTTCCCCCCATACGGACCCCCTCAGTCCTGACAATATCCTCCTATTTTTGCCGGGAATTCTTGGCGGAACCAGCGCTCCCGGCTTCTCCCGCTGGATTGTGGCTGCCAGAAGCCCGCTCACAGGCGCCTATATCCGCTCAGTGTGCGGCGGGAAATTCGGCGCTGCCATCAAGACTTGCGGGTACGAATTTATTGCGATCCACGGCCGGGCAGACCGTCCAACCTATGTCCATTTGAGTAAAGAAGGGGCTGAGTTCCTTGATGCCGACGGTCTGTGGGGTCTTGATACCGCTGCCACACAGGATCAAATCTGGGATAAATGCGGCAAAAGCAATACCCACATTGCCTGCATTGGACCGGCAGGCGAAAACCTCGTAAAATTTGCCGCGATCATCCATGAGAAAAGGGCAGCGGCCCGCGGCGGCGTCGGCGCAGTGATGGGGTCAAAGAATTTAAAGGCCGTCGCCATCAATACCTCCGGCGGCACTGCTCCGGCACTCCAGGACCGGGAAACCTTCCTGAAGCTCGTGAAGGAACATAACGAAATTCTTAAAACCCATGACCGACGTAAGAAAATGACCACCTACGGCACCACCTTTATGACGTCAAAAATGCACGCGCTTGGCATTTTTCCGGTCAAGAATTTTCAGGAAGGCGGTCTGACCGGAGTGGAAAAGATCGGCGCGGAGGCATTCCAAAAGCTGAAAACTGGCGACTATGGCTGCTATGCCTGCACAACTCGGTGCGGCAACATCTTCAAAGCTACGGAAGGTCCCTACAAAGGGGCAGAAAGCGAAGGTCCGGAGTACGAAACTGTCTTCTCCTTCGGTGGAGAAATCGCCAACACCGACCCCGGGGCCATCATCGCGGCCGACGCCCTCTGCGATCGCCTGGGAATAGACACTATCAGCATGGGGGTGGTTGCCGGCTTTGTCATGGAACTCTACGAAAAAGGCATTTTACGTTCAGAGGAATTGGATGGTCTGAAACCGGAGTGGGGCAACCATGAGGCGCTTTTTCAGCTCATCGAAAAAGTAGCGAAACGCGAAGGCATAGGCAACATCCTGGCTGAAGGAACAAGAAAGGCCGGCCAACTGATCGGGAAAGGCGCAGAATACTATGCAATGACCGCCAAAGGTCTGGAACTGCCCGGATACGAACCGCGGGCGGCCAAGGCGCATGGTCTCGGATACGCCGTTTCGAACATCGGCGGCAGCCATATGTACGGCTATGCCCGTCAGGAAATATCCGGTTTCATGCAACCTCGAGAAATAGACCGTTTTGCCGATGACGGCAAGGGAGATATCGCGGGCTGGAACCAGATAAAAAAGGCGGTGGAAGAAACGGGCATCCTCTGCAATTTTGCCGATACCAATGTTACTCAGCAACTGATTTGCGATCTCTATGTCAGCGCTACCGGCCGGCGCGATCTGGCTGAGGTCAACAATATCGACAAGTTTGGCGAACGGATTGTCTGCTTGGAAAGATGCTTTAATGTTCGGGAGGGATTCAGCAGAAAGGACGATACGCTTCCGGAAAGGATGTTCAAAGAGCCCTTGAAGAATGCCGGCCCCTCAACAGGCGAGGTCATCAGAAAGATGGACACTCTCCTCGACGAGTATTATGACTTTATGGGATATGATAAAAACGGCATCCCGACCGCGGAAAAGCTGAAAGAATTAGGTCTTGCGGACTTGGCGCCGGAGATGGAAAGTTTTCACAAGTAA
- a CDS encoding MoaD/ThiS family protein yields the protein MQINLKFIVVAGAQEAFGATEFAFDLKGSSAGDLVREIISKYGSLSKRVFLTNGHCETNLQIIVNGRKYVPPERMEDFHLQPGDTIIFTHLVEGG from the coding sequence ATGCAGATAAATCTTAAATTCATCGTCGTGGCAGGCGCTCAAGAGGCCTTCGGCGCCACGGAATTCGCCTTCGATCTCAAAGGAAGCAGCGCGGGCGATCTTGTTCGCGAAATTATCAGTAAATACGGATCACTGAGCAAGCGCGTTTTCCTTACTAACGGACATTGCGAAACCAATCTCCAGATTATCGTCAATGGAAGAAAATACGTCCCCCCCGAGCGGATGGAGGACTTTCACCTGCAGCCAGGAGATACCATCATCTTTACCCATCTGGTCGAGGGGGGATGA
- a CDS encoding PEP/pyruvate-binding domain-containing protein, protein MEQWLYRFEELGMEFNDLVGKKCANLGEMSKLGMRVPYGFAISVQGFEAFMNLTGLAGQIRERIEPRREILKKVEVCQEESRVVQHLIESMAMPESMRKEIVDYYRELCTKLGRADLPVAVRSSGIVSMPGQMDTYLNISGEDNVIEYIKKVWSSAYTVRAMMYRIEKNLPVEWAPIGVAVMMLVDAKAAGVILTVLPTTGDTTQVIIEGNWGLGESVVSGEITPDSFTLEKENMQITGRHVCRKQGMVVREASGTVYSKVPEELQEKPCLDDDELLALAEIALAVEKHFGMPQDMEWVIDKNLPFPENIFWVQARPAKFTKADKSKDVDYIINLMVGMFD, encoded by the coding sequence ATGGAACAGTGGCTTTACCGGTTTGAAGAACTGGGAATGGAATTCAACGATCTGGTGGGGAAAAAATGCGCCAACTTGGGCGAAATGAGCAAACTCGGCATGAGGGTGCCCTACGGTTTTGCCATCTCGGTGCAGGGATTCGAGGCCTTCATGAATCTTACGGGTCTTGCCGGCCAGATCAGGGAGCGCATTGAACCGCGCCGGGAAATCCTGAAAAAGGTGGAAGTCTGTCAGGAAGAAAGCCGCGTGGTTCAGCATCTTATTGAATCTATGGCCATGCCGGAGTCCATGAGAAAGGAAATAGTGGATTATTACCGGGAGCTCTGCACAAAGTTGGGCCGAGCTGATCTGCCGGTGGCGGTCCGCTCCAGCGGAATCGTCAGCATGCCCGGGCAGATGGATACGTATCTCAATATCAGCGGCGAAGACAATGTTATTGAATATATAAAGAAGGTCTGGAGCAGCGCCTACACAGTGCGCGCCATGATGTACCGGATCGAAAAAAATCTCCCTGTGGAGTGGGCCCCGATCGGAGTGGCGGTAATGATGCTGGTTGATGCGAAAGCGGCCGGGGTTATCCTGACCGTATTGCCAACTACAGGCGATACCACCCAGGTGATAATTGAGGGCAACTGGGGCCTGGGAGAGAGCGTCGTCAGCGGCGAGATCACCCCCGATTCTTTCACGCTGGAAAAAGAGAATATGCAGATCACCGGCCGACACGTTTGCCGTAAACAGGGAATGGTGGTTCGGGAAGCTTCCGGCACAGTTTACTCCAAGGTGCCGGAAGAATTACAGGAAAAACCCTGCCTCGACGATGACGAACTGCTCGCGCTCGCCGAAATCGCCCTCGCTGTCGAAAAGCACTTTGGGATGCCCCAGGATATGGAATGGGTAATTGATAAAAACCTCCCCTTTCCGGAAAACATCTTCTGGGTTCAGGCCCGGCCGGCGAAGTTTACCAAAGCCGATAAATCCAAAGATGTTGACTATATAATCAATCTAATGGTAGGAATGTTTGACTGA
- a CDS encoding PEP-utilizing enzyme — MKMYDCVPGLEFDEKTDLEQSPVWFLDGTHSVPPWTPMFGWFWINFCRHGMQYGAETLQLPTVHGWDWRFKNGGAYLTLLLVGSEEEKKAREVKFQQAIRPFVENYDKLWTGLLEELFVRYRKIKAVDGEKATQIELLENFEYAIATCRRMWEIHMYMMYGTYMPFVLFEKLCKHLLNIDDTHPDFQKLMSGFDNESFRVDLALCDYAQKLREIGMEATLQATAPKDWEAKLQETDKGREFLKEFVAFIDAKAGWRMERMAEICLPTWAEDLPQAFDKVAVYLKAGEKFDLGKKRLALEEERKKTEAEMLAKVSAEQRGWFSTLMKIAQNCSRFSEEHNHYLDQETHALLRKTCIDIGRRFAAAGTIAERDDIFFLMPDEVRKAGLNPGQFNLKPLVERRRAEWTQWNKDGNPPVILKSDFSMAQAMEVMVKSMDPIALKVVVGTMPEARPELKADLIGTCGSGGVAEGIARVVFKEEDLASIQPGDILVAVSTSPAWTPIFGMIKGVVVDRGGSLSHAAIVGREYGIPVVMNVFEGTTKIKSGQRIKVDANLGTVVILH, encoded by the coding sequence ATGAAGATGTATGATTGCGTACCGGGATTAGAGTTTGATGAGAAAACCGATCTGGAACAGTCGCCGGTCTGGTTTCTGGATGGCACCCACTCGGTGCCGCCCTGGACTCCGATGTTCGGGTGGTTCTGGATCAATTTCTGCCGCCACGGGATGCAGTATGGCGCCGAAACCCTCCAGCTTCCCACTGTTCACGGCTGGGACTGGCGTTTTAAAAATGGCGGCGCTTACCTGACACTGTTATTGGTGGGCTCGGAGGAAGAAAAGAAGGCCCGGGAGGTGAAGTTCCAGCAGGCAATCCGGCCTTTCGTGGAGAACTACGACAAGCTCTGGACCGGTTTGCTGGAAGAGCTGTTCGTTCGGTACCGGAAAATCAAGGCAGTGGACGGTGAAAAAGCAACCCAGATAGAACTCCTGGAAAACTTCGAATACGCAATCGCCACGTGCCGCAGGATGTGGGAAATTCACATGTATATGATGTACGGCACCTACATGCCCTTCGTGCTCTTTGAAAAGCTCTGCAAGCATCTGCTGAACATCGACGACACCCATCCTGATTTCCAGAAGCTGATGAGCGGCTTCGATAATGAGAGTTTCCGCGTCGATCTGGCTCTGTGCGACTACGCCCAGAAATTACGGGAAATTGGCATGGAAGCAACTCTGCAGGCGACGGCGCCCAAAGATTGGGAAGCCAAACTCCAGGAGACCGATAAAGGCCGCGAGTTCCTGAAAGAATTTGTGGCATTCATTGACGCGAAGGCCGGATGGCGGATGGAACGAATGGCTGAGATCTGTCTGCCCACGTGGGCGGAAGATCTGCCCCAGGCTTTCGACAAGGTTGCGGTTTACCTGAAGGCGGGGGAGAAGTTCGATCTCGGAAAGAAACGGTTGGCGCTCGAAGAGGAGCGCAAAAAAACAGAGGCGGAGATGCTGGCCAAGGTTTCCGCCGAACAGCGGGGGTGGTTTTCCACGCTGATGAAAATTGCTCAGAACTGCAGCCGTTTCAGCGAAGAGCACAACCATTATCTCGATCAGGAAACCCACGCCCTGCTGCGCAAGACCTGCATTGATATCGGCCGGCGTTTTGCAGCCGCAGGAACCATTGCCGAACGCGACGACATCTTCTTCCTCATGCCCGATGAAGTCCGCAAAGCAGGTCTCAACCCCGGGCAGTTCAACCTCAAGCCTCTCGTCGAGCGTCGCCGGGCCGAATGGACGCAGTGGAACAAGGACGGCAATCCTCCCGTAATTTTAAAGAGTGATTTCAGCATGGCGCAGGCCATGGAGGTAATGGTCAAATCGATGGATCCGATCGCCCTCAAAGTGGTCGTGGGCACCATGCCGGAAGCCCGGCCGGAGCTCAAGGCCGACCTCATCGGAACATGCGGTTCCGGCGGCGTGGCCGAAGGCATTGCGAGGGTCGTCTTCAAGGAAGAGGATCTGGCCAGCATCCAGCCCGGAGACATTCTTGTCGCGGTAAGCACCTCGCCGGCATGGACCCCCATCTTCGGAATGATCAAGGGGGTGGTGGTGGACCGGGGCGGCAGCCTCTCCCACGCCGCCATCGTGGGCAGGGAATACGGCATCCCCGTGGTCATGAACGTCTTTGAGGGAACAACGAAGATCAAATCAGGACAGCGAATAAAAGTAGATGCTAATTTAGGGACGGTAGTAATACTGCATTAA